Proteins encoded together in one Chelonoidis abingdonii isolate Lonesome George chromosome 1, CheloAbing_2.0, whole genome shotgun sequence window:
- the TRMT10C gene encoding tRNA methyltransferase 10 homolog C: MKFLNMVLRSIVKHSVFPFAMQNGTKKYLFLRAPQRSFPCRTLILSPALKKQISSSPTEKLDLDGWKNVMRSGMQEEVSGTSESEEDSILAATRELVEMWRLAGKTVPENISEEDLKTLMECSTKSSKKKYLKYLYIKEKVKKASKIKHEKQKEAKKERLEKAKENDTGELKNTFLLQLWSKSMDKMYNWRTAQAMIFGQPLVFDMAYENYMSRREMENTVNQLMETEGWNRRAIDPFHLHFCNLKVDGPYHKEFAKRYGKAWNNLLVTVTEQSHTDVFPKDKLIYLTADSPNVMKTFEHDKIYIVGSMVDRKIQTGISLAHAKRLKLTTERLPLERYLKWETGAKNLTLDQMIRILLTLKDTGDWMEALKFVPKRKYEAFVDTSLYSKHKTDTGRRTKVF, translated from the coding sequence ATGAAGTTTTTAAATATGGTTCTGAGAAGCATTGTGAAACATTCTGTTTTTCCGTTTGCTATGCAGAATGGgacaaaaaaatatttgtttttaagagCTCCCCAGAGGTCATTTCCATGTAGAACACTGATTTTGTCTCCTGCCCTCAAGAAGCAGATTTCATCCAGCCCTACTGAGAAGCTAGATTTGGATGGGTGGAAAAATGTCATGAGATCTGGAATGCAAGAGGAAGTCAGTGGGACATCTGAGAGTGAGGAGGATTCCATTTTAGCTGCCACAAGGGAACTTGTGGAGATGTGGAGGCTAGCTGGCAAAACAGTTCCAGAAAATATCAGTGAAGAAGACTTAAAGACCCTTATGGAATGTTCCACTAAGTCATCCAAAAAGAAGTATTTAAAATACTTATATATCAAAGAAAAAGTGAAGAAAGCTAGTAAAATAAAGCACGAAAAGCAAAAGGAAGCAAAGAAGGAAAGGCTGGAAAAGGCTAAAGAAAATGATACTGGTGAGCTGAAGAATACTTTCTTATTGCAGCTTTGGTCCAAGTCTATGGATAAGATGTATAACTGGAGGACTGCTCAGGCAATGATCTTTGGCCAGCCTCTAGTATTTGACATGGCTTATGAAAATTACATGTCACGTAGAGAAATGGAGAACACAGTGAATCAGCTAATGGAGACCGAAGGGTGGAATCGAAGAGCTATTGAtccttttcatttacatttctgtAATCTTAAAGTAGATGGCCCATATCATAAAGAATTTGCTAAGCGCTATGGGAAGGCATGGAACAATTTACTTGTGACTGTGACAGAACAGTCTCACACAGATGTCTTTCCAAAAGACAAGCTCATCTACTTAACTGCTGACTCTCCCAATGTAATGAAGACGTTTGAGCATGATAAAATCTATATAGTTGGATCAATGGTTGACAGGAAAATACAGACTGGAATCTCTCTTGCACATGCAAAACGCTTGAAATTAACAACTGAACGTCTTCCACTCGAGAGGTACTTGAAGTGGGAAACTGGTGCCAAAAATCTCACATTGGACCAAATGATTCGtattttattaactttaaaaGACACTGGAGATTGGATGGAGGCGCTGAAATTTGTTCCAAAAAGAAAATACGAAGCTTTTGTAGATACATCTTTATATTCAAAGCATAAAACTGATACAGGGAGAAGAACAAAGGTGTTTTAG
- the PCNP gene encoding PEST proteolytic signal-containing nuclear protein isoform X3, producing the protein MLRTWGEAVGENGGQQSGRGEAEAAAGRRSNGGESSSRSAEKRLADEEAEDFTTKPAPAKMSKFGFAIGSQTTKKAPVISIKLGANKPKEPASTLAPKTLSVAAVFNEDDDSEPEEMPPEAKMRMKNIGRDTPTSAGPNSFNKGKHGFSDNQKLWERNIKSHLGNVPEDDD; encoded by the exons ATGCTCAGAACCTGGGGGGAGGCGGTGGGGGAAAATGGCGGACAGCAAAGCGGGAGAGGAGAAGCCGAAGCAGCTGCAGGCAGACGGAG TAATGGAGGGGAAAGTTCGAGTCGCAGTGCAGAGAAACGGTTAGCTGATGAAGAAGCTGAAGATTTCACCACAAAGCCTGCTCCTGCCAAAATGTCCAAGTTTGGATTTGCCATAGGCAGTCAGACAACAAAGAAGGCACCTGTGATATCCATCAAACTTGGAGCAAAT AAACCTAAAGAGCCTGCTTCCACCCTAGCTCCAAAAACTCTTTCTGTAGCAGCAGTTTTCAATGAAGATGATGAT AGTGAACCAGAAGAAATGCCTCCAGAAGCAAAGATGCGCATGAAGAATATTGGAAG AGATACACCAACCTCAGCAGGACCAAATTCTTTCAACAAAGGAAAGCATGGGTTTTCTGACAACCAGAAGTTGTGGGAACGGAACATAAAATCTCATCTTGGAAATGTCCCTGAGGATGATGACTAA
- the PCNP gene encoding PEST proteolytic signal-containing nuclear protein isoform X1 yields the protein MLRTWGEAVGENGGQQSGRGEAEAAAGRRSQETSWTGCLYDLENMAGNYSNGGESSSRSAEKRLADEEAEDFTTKPAPAKMSKFGFAIGSQTTKKAPVISIKLGANKPKEPASTLAPKTLSVAAVFNEDDDSEPEEMPPEAKMRMKNIGRDTPTSAGPNSFNKGKHGFSDNQKLWERNIKSHLGNVPEDDD from the exons ATGCTCAGAACCTGGGGGGAGGCGGTGGGGGAAAATGGCGGACAGCAAAGCGGGAGAGGAGAAGCCGAAGCAGCTGCAGGCAGACGGAG TCAAGAAACATCATGGACAGGCTGTTTGTATGACTTGGAAAACATGGCAGGAAATtatag TAATGGAGGGGAAAGTTCGAGTCGCAGTGCAGAGAAACGGTTAGCTGATGAAGAAGCTGAAGATTTCACCACAAAGCCTGCTCCTGCCAAAATGTCCAAGTTTGGATTTGCCATAGGCAGTCAGACAACAAAGAAGGCACCTGTGATATCCATCAAACTTGGAGCAAAT AAACCTAAAGAGCCTGCTTCCACCCTAGCTCCAAAAACTCTTTCTGTAGCAGCAGTTTTCAATGAAGATGATGAT AGTGAACCAGAAGAAATGCCTCCAGAAGCAAAGATGCGCATGAAGAATATTGGAAG AGATACACCAACCTCAGCAGGACCAAATTCTTTCAACAAAGGAAAGCATGGGTTTTCTGACAACCAGAAGTTGTGGGAACGGAACATAAAATCTCATCTTGGAAATGTCCCTGAGGATGATGACTAA
- the PCNP gene encoding PEST proteolytic signal-containing nuclear protein isoform X4 yields the protein MADSKAGEEKPKQLQADGVKKHHGQAVCMTWKTWQEIIGPEEEAEKPVKTKTVSSSNGGESSSRSAEKRLADEEAEDFTTKPAPAKMSKFGFAIGSQTTKKAPVISIKLGANKPKEPASTLAPKTLSVAAVFNEDDDSEPEEMPPEAKMRMKNIGRDTPTSAGPNSFNKGKHGFSDNQKLWERNIKSHLGNVPEDDD from the exons ATGGCGGACAGCAAAGCGGGAGAGGAGAAGCCGAAGCAGCTGCAGGCAGACGGAG TCAAGAAACATCATGGACAGGCTGTTTGTATGACTTGGAAAACATGGCAGGAAATtatag gacctgaagaagaggcAGAAAAACCTGTGAAAACTAAGACTGTTTCTTCCAGTAATGGAGGGGAAAGTTCGAGTCGCAGTGCAGAGAAACGGTTAGCTGATGAAGAAGCTGAAGATTTCACCACAAAGCCTGCTCCTGCCAAAATGTCCAAGTTTGGATTTGCCATAGGCAGTCAGACAACAAAGAAGGCACCTGTGATATCCATCAAACTTGGAGCAAAT AAACCTAAAGAGCCTGCTTCCACCCTAGCTCCAAAAACTCTTTCTGTAGCAGCAGTTTTCAATGAAGATGATGAT AGTGAACCAGAAGAAATGCCTCCAGAAGCAAAGATGCGCATGAAGAATATTGGAAG AGATACACCAACCTCAGCAGGACCAAATTCTTTCAACAAAGGAAAGCATGGGTTTTCTGACAACCAGAAGTTGTGGGAACGGAACATAAAATCTCATCTTGGAAATGTCCCTGAGGATGATGACTAA
- the PCNP gene encoding PEST proteolytic signal-containing nuclear protein isoform X2, producing the protein MADSKAGEEKPKQLQADGGPEEEAEKPVKTKTVSSSNGGESSSRSAEKRLADEEAEDFTTKPAPAKMSKFGFAIGSQTTKKAPVISIKLGANKPKEPASTLAPKTLSVAAVFNEDDDSEPEEMPPEAKMRMKNIGRDTPTSAGPNSFNKGKHGFSDNQKLWERNIKSHLGNVPEDDD; encoded by the exons ATGGCGGACAGCAAAGCGGGAGAGGAGAAGCCGAAGCAGCTGCAGGCAGACGGAG gacctgaagaagaggcAGAAAAACCTGTGAAAACTAAGACTGTTTCTTCCAGTAATGGAGGGGAAAGTTCGAGTCGCAGTGCAGAGAAACGGTTAGCTGATGAAGAAGCTGAAGATTTCACCACAAAGCCTGCTCCTGCCAAAATGTCCAAGTTTGGATTTGCCATAGGCAGTCAGACAACAAAGAAGGCACCTGTGATATCCATCAAACTTGGAGCAAAT AAACCTAAAGAGCCTGCTTCCACCCTAGCTCCAAAAACTCTTTCTGTAGCAGCAGTTTTCAATGAAGATGATGAT AGTGAACCAGAAGAAATGCCTCCAGAAGCAAAGATGCGCATGAAGAATATTGGAAG AGATACACCAACCTCAGCAGGACCAAATTCTTTCAACAAAGGAAAGCATGGGTTTTCTGACAACCAGAAGTTGTGGGAACGGAACATAAAATCTCATCTTGGAAATGTCCCTGAGGATGATGACTAA